One segment of Porticoccus hydrocarbonoclasticus MCTG13d DNA contains the following:
- a CDS encoding LysR substrate-binding domain-containing protein — protein sequence MKNLPTDLLRTFVTVTELGGFTAAADWLGRSQPAVSLQIKRLEQLLGQTLLVRSGHQLELSRAGQLMFRYARQILTLNDEAVAQFTKHSVSGKIHFGIPSEFATTLLPKIVGRFTQAYPNVTLEVTCALSKQLLSEPERRRYDLILALHDDPVMAGHNLVKEDELVWVTGTDHDAHLQIPLPLIVAPEGCIYRKRGIERLRENHRDWRVVYTIPDLTGIQSAINEGLGVTVLARSTVPENLRVLKPTEKLPRLGKVGISLIEQSSESGEAITRLMDFVKASL from the coding sequence ATGAAAAACCTGCCAACAGACCTGCTCCGCACCTTTGTCACCGTTACAGAACTGGGTGGCTTTACTGCTGCGGCAGACTGGCTCGGGCGCTCCCAGCCCGCTGTCAGCCTTCAGATTAAGCGGCTGGAGCAGTTACTGGGGCAGACCCTGCTGGTCCGCAGCGGACACCAGCTGGAATTAAGCCGGGCCGGCCAGCTGATGTTTCGCTACGCACGACAGATACTGACACTGAATGACGAGGCGGTCGCCCAGTTCACCAAGCATTCCGTGAGTGGCAAGATTCACTTCGGCATCCCCAGTGAGTTCGCCACCACACTGTTACCAAAAATTGTCGGACGCTTTACCCAGGCCTACCCGAATGTCACGCTGGAGGTCACCTGCGCACTCAGCAAACAGTTGCTCTCCGAACCGGAGCGTCGCCGCTACGACCTGATTCTGGCCCTGCACGACGATCCGGTGATGGCCGGCCACAACTTGGTCAAGGAGGACGAACTGGTCTGGGTCACCGGCACCGACCACGATGCCCACCTACAAATACCACTGCCGTTAATTGTGGCACCAGAAGGTTGTATTTATCGCAAACGTGGCATTGAGCGACTTCGGGAAAATCATCGCGACTGGCGTGTGGTTTACACGATTCCCGATTTAACTGGCATCCAGTCTGCTATCAACGAGGGGCTGGGGGTTACAGTATTGGCGAGGAGCACGGTGCCGGAGAACCTCCGGGTTCTGAAGCCCACAGAAAAACTGCCCAGACTGGGCAAAGTGGGCATCAGTCTGATTGAACAAAGCAGTGAATCCGGTGAGGCGATCACCCGGCTGATGGATTTCGTCAAAGCCTCGCTTTAA
- the gcvT gene encoding glycine cleavage system aminomethyltransferase GcvT yields the protein MTTEQSPDLKATPLKTLHQELGARMVPFAGYDMPVQYPAGIMAEHLHTRAQAGLFDVSHMGQVVISGAGVAAALEKLVPVDLEQLAINRQTYALFTNAQGGILDDLMIARWAEDCFFLVVNAACKEQDLAYLEGALSGFEIEYLEDRALLALQGPAAVDVMAKLAPEVCGLVFMSGCRATLAGADCFVTRSGYTGEDGFEISVPADAADALARMLLSFEEVEPVGLGARDSLRLEAGLCLYGHDLDTTTTPVQAGLLWSISKSRRPDGQKAGGFPGAEVIFNEIQQGASRRRVGLQIDGRAPVREGAVLVDEAGEQVGVVTSGGFGPTLEAPLAMGYVSSDFAAAGTPLRALVRDKPRPVSVTKMPFVPQRYYRGQ from the coding sequence ATGACGACTGAACAAAGCCCAGACTTGAAAGCGACACCGCTTAAAACCCTGCACCAGGAATTGGGTGCGCGGATGGTACCCTTTGCCGGTTATGACATGCCGGTTCAGTACCCGGCGGGCATTATGGCTGAACATCTCCATACCCGCGCCCAGGCCGGCCTTTTTGATGTCTCCCATATGGGGCAGGTGGTGATCAGCGGCGCCGGCGTGGCCGCTGCACTGGAAAAGCTGGTGCCTGTAGACCTGGAGCAACTGGCTATCAACCGGCAAACCTATGCGCTATTTACCAATGCGCAGGGCGGTATCCTCGATGACCTGATGATCGCCCGCTGGGCGGAGGATTGTTTCTTTCTGGTGGTGAATGCCGCCTGTAAGGAACAGGATCTCGCCTATCTGGAAGGCGCCCTGTCCGGTTTTGAGATTGAATATCTGGAAGACCGTGCACTATTGGCCCTGCAGGGACCGGCTGCCGTCGATGTGATGGCAAAGCTGGCTCCGGAAGTGTGTGGCCTGGTGTTTATGAGTGGTTGCCGGGCCACCCTCGCCGGGGCCGATTGCTTTGTTACCCGTTCCGGTTATACCGGCGAGGACGGTTTTGAAATTTCTGTCCCTGCGGACGCTGCGGACGCACTGGCCAGAATGCTGCTGTCGTTTGAAGAGGTCGAGCCAGTCGGGTTGGGTGCCCGCGATTCGCTGCGGCTGGAGGCCGGACTGTGCCTCTATGGTCATGACCTGGATACCACGACCACGCCGGTACAGGCTGGACTGCTATGGAGTATCAGCAAGTCCCGTCGTCCGGATGGTCAAAAGGCGGGCGGGTTCCCCGGTGCCGAGGTGATTTTTAACGAAATACAGCAGGGGGCCTCCCGGCGCCGAGTAGGTTTACAGATCGATGGCCGCGCCCCGGTGCGGGAAGGGGCTGTGCTAGTTGACGAGGCGGGGGAACAGGTCGGCGTGGTCACCAGTGGTGGCTTCGGGCCGACCCTGGAGGCGCCGCTGGCGATGGGGTATGTTTCATCGGATTTTGCAGCTGCAGGTACCCCGTTGCGCGCACTGGTCCGAGATAAACCCCGCCCGGTCAGCGTGACAAAAATGCCGTTTGTTCCCCAGCGGTACTATCGTGGCCAGTAA
- the gcvP gene encoding aminomethyl-transferring glycine dehydrogenase, with the protein MKSLAELASNNEFIRRHIGPSGEDQQAMLKALGYTDMASFIAAVIPEKIRSTESLALADACTEQQALTELRAIADENRVFRSFIGQGYYGCLTPNVILRNVLENPAWYTAYTPYQPEISQGRLEAMLNFQTLITDLTGMDLASASLLDEGTAAAEAMTLCQRMAKSKSRVFFVDRQCLPQTIEVVRTRAEPLDIDVVIGNPQEIANQECFGVLLQYPGADGSVEDFSGVIETAHQNRALVVMAADILSLMLLQSPAQLGADVAIGSTQRFGVPLGFGGPHAAYMATRDTFKRSLPGRLVGVSVDSRGKPAFRLALQTREQHIRREKATSNICTAQVLLAVMASMYAVYHGPEGLRRIAERVHCLTSILAAGLTRLNFTITNHSFFDTLTIASGSQTADIHRKALAQGINLRVIDQQQLGISLDETTTAADVETLWQLFDAHSELTVVELEATADSGLPQGLLRTGPVLTQLVFNRYHSETEMLRYLRKLADRDIALDRAMIPLGSCTMKLNATAEMIPVSWPEFAGIHPFAPADQTVGYRKMIGEVEAMLCAATGYDAVSLQPNAGSQGEYAGLLAIRAYHHSRGDSHRNICLIPSSAHGTNPASAQMCGMRVVVVGCDERGNVDLDELRDKAAQYSNQLAAIMVTYPSTHGVFEEGITDICGIVHQHGGQVYIDGANLNAMVGLCQPGQFGGDVSHLNLHKTFCIPHGGGGPGVGPVAVKQHLAAFLPGHDAFEHRPEVGAVSSAPWGSASILPITWMYIKMMGAAGLKQATEVAILNANYVAGRLQDGYPILYTGSNGRVAHECIIDLRGIKETSGITVDDVAKRLIDYGFHAPTMSFPVPGTLMIEPTESESREELDRLCDALLQIREEIAAVERGEYPVDDNPLCGAPHTADELVVDRWVKSYSREQAAYPLAVLRESKYWSPVGRIDNVYGDRNLVCACLPVSEYI; encoded by the coding sequence ATGAAGTCATTGGCAGAGCTTGCTAGCAATAATGAATTTATCCGTCGACACATTGGCCCTTCCGGCGAAGATCAGCAGGCCATGCTGAAAGCCCTCGGTTATACCGATATGGCCTCCTTCATCGCGGCGGTGATACCGGAAAAAATTCGCTCTACAGAGTCGCTGGCACTCGCTGACGCCTGCACGGAACAACAGGCCCTGACTGAGCTGCGCGCCATTGCTGACGAAAACCGGGTTTTCCGGTCATTTATTGGCCAGGGTTACTACGGTTGTCTCACCCCCAATGTGATTTTGCGCAATGTGCTGGAAAATCCCGCCTGGTATACCGCCTATACCCCCTACCAGCCGGAAATTTCCCAGGGACGTCTGGAAGCCATGCTGAACTTCCAGACGCTGATTACGGATCTGACGGGTATGGATCTGGCGAGCGCTTCGCTGCTGGACGAAGGAACGGCCGCCGCCGAGGCGATGACCCTGTGTCAGCGCATGGCCAAATCGAAAAGTCGGGTGTTTTTCGTGGATCGCCAGTGTCTGCCGCAGACGATTGAAGTGGTGCGCACGCGCGCTGAACCCCTGGATATCGATGTGGTGATTGGCAATCCTCAGGAGATTGCCAACCAGGAATGTTTTGGTGTGCTACTGCAATATCCCGGTGCTGATGGCAGTGTTGAGGATTTTTCCGGTGTGATTGAAACCGCCCACCAAAACAGGGCGCTGGTGGTGATGGCGGCAGATATCCTCAGCTTGATGCTGTTGCAAAGCCCGGCCCAGTTGGGTGCTGATGTGGCGATTGGTTCCACCCAGCGTTTCGGTGTGCCGCTCGGCTTTGGTGGTCCCCATGCCGCGTACATGGCCACCCGTGACACCTTCAAACGCTCTCTGCCGGGCCGTTTGGTTGGTGTGTCAGTGGACAGTCGCGGCAAGCCCGCTTTCCGGCTGGCACTGCAAACCCGCGAGCAGCATATTCGACGCGAGAAAGCCACCAGCAACATTTGTACGGCCCAGGTACTGTTGGCCGTGATGGCCAGTATGTATGCGGTTTACCATGGCCCGGAGGGGTTGCGGCGCATCGCGGAACGGGTTCATTGCCTGACATCGATTCTGGCAGCCGGCCTGACCCGATTGAATTTCACCATCACCAATCACAGCTTTTTCGACACGCTCACGATTGCCAGTGGGTCACAGACCGCCGACATTCATCGCAAAGCGCTGGCGCAGGGAATCAACCTGCGGGTAATCGATCAGCAACAGCTGGGTATCTCCCTGGACGAGACCACCACGGCGGCTGATGTGGAAACCCTCTGGCAGTTGTTTGATGCCCACAGTGAGCTCACAGTGGTTGAGCTGGAAGCTACCGCAGACAGCGGCTTGCCGCAGGGGTTGCTGCGAACGGGGCCGGTTCTCACCCAGCTGGTTTTCAACCGCTACCACTCGGAAACGGAAATGCTCCGTTATCTACGCAAGCTGGCCGACAGGGATATTGCGCTCGACCGGGCGATGATTCCATTGGGCTCCTGTACCATGAAATTGAATGCCACCGCCGAGATGATTCCGGTCAGCTGGCCGGAATTTGCCGGGATTCACCCTTTTGCGCCGGCGGATCAGACCGTTGGTTATCGTAAAATGATTGGCGAAGTGGAGGCCATGCTCTGTGCCGCCACCGGCTATGATGCCGTGTCACTTCAGCCCAATGCCGGTTCACAGGGCGAGTACGCCGGCTTGCTGGCGATTCGCGCCTATCACCATAGCCGGGGCGACAGTCATCGCAATATCTGTCTGATTCCCAGCTCCGCCCACGGTACCAATCCGGCCTCTGCACAGATGTGTGGTATGCGCGTGGTAGTGGTGGGTTGTGACGAACGGGGCAATGTGGATCTCGACGAGTTGCGTGATAAAGCCGCCCAATACAGCAATCAGCTGGCGGCTATTATGGTGACGTACCCCTCGACCCACGGGGTGTTCGAGGAGGGAATCACCGATATCTGCGGGATTGTTCACCAGCATGGCGGGCAGGTATATATCGACGGCGCCAACCTCAACGCCATGGTCGGGCTGTGTCAGCCCGGTCAGTTCGGGGGGGATGTCTCACACCTAAATCTGCATAAAACTTTCTGCATTCCCCACGGCGGTGGTGGACCCGGTGTGGGCCCGGTGGCGGTCAAGCAACACCTCGCGGCATTTCTACCGGGCCATGATGCTTTTGAGCATCGTCCGGAAGTGGGTGCTGTGTCCTCTGCGCCATGGGGGAGTGCCAGTATCCTGCCGATTACCTGGATGTATATCAAAATGATGGGAGCTGCGGGTTTGAAGCAGGCCACGGAGGTGGCGATCCTCAATGCCAACTATGTGGCCGGGCGCCTGCAAGACGGTTACCCGATCCTCTATACCGGCAGCAATGGTAGGGTAGCTCACGAATGTATTATCGACTTAAGGGGTATCAAGGAGACCTCCGGGATTACGGTTGATGATGTCGCCAAGCGGTTGATTGACTACGGCTTTCATGCGCCGACCATGTCCTTCCCGGTGCCGGGCACCCTGATGATTGAGCCAACAGAGAGTGAATCCAGGGAAGAGCTGGACCGGCTTTGTGATGCACTGTTGCAGATTCGCGAGGAGATCGCCGCAGTGGAGCGGGGCGAATACCCGGTAGATGACAACCCGCTGTGCGGTGCGCCTCATACGGCGGATGAACTGGTTGTAGACCGGTGGGTCAAAAGTTACTCTCGTGAACAGGCGGCCTATCCGCTGGCCGTTCTCAGGGAAAGTAAATACTGGTCGCCGGTAGGCAGAATTGATAATGTCTACGGGGACCGGAATCTGGTTTGTGCCTGCCTGCCCGTATCGGAGTACATTTAA
- a CDS encoding putative bifunctional diguanylate cyclase/phosphodiesterase, which produces MLNSYRIRLVVAFVLVLMLVQLATAVFVLDAAHRQQMLQQQRTLDVGINVFREVLANRSLQLNNSLSVLSADFGFKRAIATGESDTILSVLENHGSRIGADAAILLSPDGKLISSSIAGLDKADIDALSELTDSMNDGGAARILSFDNASYQFVMQPVKAPTLIAWVGMGFVMDRQVAQQAKAITGVEVSFINKDSDGRFALQSTLDATSQSALLSQLNRLPELSREAAEGFPAHYLSYALELDGKSADQWVVLHLSNLKWEQNYEHLRNSMLSIFAGTLALSLLVAAWLSGSLTRPVHTLVEFARLIGQGQNPPPIKGAPAELAVLADTLTVMRDNIEARERDLIYQSTHDSLTGLANRFAAKRTLQDAGDSLSGTLVLLDLKHFRHINDMIGFANADSLLVMFARRLETITPVPDFLARLDGDAFLLLYNNGITETVLSDAIDQLEAPFSIQDSNISIKIRAGMLSLTEHGGKVGVLLRRIEIALMQACLSDTRIVAYRTGEDEKYQRELTIINQLERGLEQGQFHLVFQPKVDIQNNLCSGAEALIRWDHPELGPIRPDEFIMLAEHTGNIDLISQWVLRQAMDQLVLWEDEGLVGLKLAVNLSAHDLVNESLPGQIAEMLEARELAPDLLAIEVTEGAVMKDPMTAVSVLQKFRDLGLSIAIDDFGTGHSSLAYLKMLPVNEVKIDRSFIKDMLTNTHDAMIVETSIALTHSLGFSVTAEGVEERQTIDVLRQQGCDLVQGYVYSRPLAARDFYHWYVEFNQQGGVSSLT; this is translated from the coding sequence ATGCTCAACAGTTACCGAATCCGGTTGGTAGTTGCATTTGTGCTGGTGCTGATGCTGGTGCAGCTGGCCACCGCAGTGTTTGTATTGGATGCCGCTCACCGGCAGCAAATGTTGCAGCAGCAGAGAACGCTGGATGTCGGTATCAATGTCTTTCGTGAGGTGCTCGCCAATCGTTCTCTGCAACTGAACAACTCCCTGTCAGTGCTCAGCGCCGATTTTGGTTTCAAACGTGCGATTGCCACGGGAGAAAGCGACACCATTTTGTCCGTACTGGAGAATCATGGCAGCCGTATTGGTGCAGATGCGGCGATACTGCTGTCTCCCGACGGCAAGCTGATCAGTTCCAGTATTGCCGGTTTGGACAAAGCCGATATCGACGCTCTATCGGAATTGACTGACAGCATGAATGATGGCGGTGCGGCCAGAATTCTCAGCTTTGACAATGCCAGTTATCAATTTGTGATGCAGCCCGTTAAAGCGCCAACCCTGATCGCATGGGTAGGCATGGGCTTTGTGATGGATAGACAGGTGGCGCAGCAGGCCAAGGCCATTACCGGTGTCGAAGTCAGCTTTATCAACAAGGACAGCGATGGCCGATTTGCGCTCCAGTCCACCCTTGATGCAACCTCTCAATCCGCTCTTCTCTCGCAGTTAAATAGACTACCTGAGTTATCGCGGGAAGCGGCCGAAGGTTTTCCGGCCCATTATCTGTCTTATGCCCTAGAGCTGGATGGCAAGTCTGCCGACCAGTGGGTGGTATTGCATCTTTCAAACCTGAAGTGGGAACAAAATTACGAACACTTGCGTAACAGCATGCTGTCGATTTTCGCCGGCACACTGGCACTGTCATTGCTGGTCGCGGCCTGGTTGTCCGGCAGTCTAACCCGCCCGGTCCATACCCTGGTGGAATTTGCCCGCTTGATTGGCCAGGGTCAAAATCCCCCGCCAATTAAAGGTGCTCCTGCGGAACTCGCCGTGTTGGCAGATACCCTGACAGTGATGCGCGATAACATCGAGGCTCGTGAGCGGGACCTGATCTATCAATCCACCCATGACAGCCTGACCGGGCTTGCCAACCGCTTTGCCGCCAAGCGCACTCTCCAGGATGCCGGTGACAGCCTGTCCGGTACGCTGGTGTTACTGGATCTCAAACACTTCCGACATATCAATGACATGATCGGTTTTGCCAACGCAGACTCCCTGCTGGTGATGTTTGCGCGGCGACTGGAGACAATAACACCGGTCCCGGATTTCCTAGCGAGACTGGATGGCGATGCCTTCCTGTTACTGTATAACAATGGCATAACTGAAACAGTTCTCTCCGACGCCATTGATCAACTGGAGGCACCCTTCAGTATTCAGGATTCCAATATTTCGATAAAAATCCGCGCCGGTATGTTATCCCTGACGGAACATGGGGGTAAGGTCGGTGTTTTGTTGCGGCGCATTGAAATTGCCCTGATGCAGGCCTGTTTGAGCGATACCCGAATTGTCGCTTATCGCACCGGAGAGGATGAAAAATACCAGCGTGAACTGACTATTATCAATCAGTTGGAGCGCGGGCTGGAGCAGGGGCAGTTTCATCTGGTTTTCCAGCCGAAAGTCGACATTCAGAACAACCTCTGTAGTGGCGCGGAAGCACTCATTCGCTGGGATCACCCCGAGCTTGGCCCGATTCGCCCCGATGAGTTTATTATGCTGGCAGAGCATACGGGCAATATTGATCTGATCAGCCAATGGGTTTTGCGCCAGGCTATGGACCAGCTGGTGCTCTGGGAGGACGAGGGATTGGTAGGATTAAAGCTGGCGGTGAACCTGTCTGCTCATGATCTGGTCAATGAGTCCTTGCCGGGCCAGATTGCTGAGATGTTAGAGGCGAGAGAGTTGGCACCCGACCTGCTGGCTATTGAGGTCACCGAGGGTGCGGTGATGAAAGATCCGATGACCGCGGTGAGTGTGCTGCAGAAATTCCGGGATCTCGGTTTATCCATTGCCATCGATGATTTTGGTACCGGACATTCCTCGCTGGCCTATCTGAAAATGTTGCCGGTGAATGAAGTCAAGATAGACCGCAGTTTTATCAAGGACATGCTGACCAACACCCATGATGCGATGATTGTTGAAACCAGTATCGCCCTGACCCACAGCCTGGGCTTCAGTGTGACGGCGGAAGGGGTGGAAGAGCGACAGACCATTGACGTTCTCCGGCAACAGGGGTGTGATTTGGTGCAGGGTTATGTGTACTCTAGGCCACTGGCAGCCAGAGATTTTTACCACTGGTATGTAGAATTCAATCAACAGGGTGGCGTGTCCTCGCTAACTTAA
- a CDS encoding DUF3034 family protein: MINSIVGPFIRAIFFPLFLTVACGLAHADSRIVATGGASNIEGSAGGGVVPWAVINGYGSSDEWAVTGMATGVFVDDFTLKVIGASVSYDNRVELSFARQRLKLDSLGGDLQQDIIGLKYKVAGELLYTTMPQISVGVQYKDVDDFSLPSAVGARDDSGVDYYVAATKVFFDALWGRNVLVNGTVRATKANQSGLLGFGSERNNRYRYMKEASVAVLLTDNLAVGMDYREKPDELDFAGEDDWQDFFVGWFVNKNLSVVLAYADLGSIAGFDDQKGWYLSIEGAL, translated from the coding sequence ATGATAAATAGCATCGTTGGTCCCTTCATCCGAGCCATTTTCTTTCCCTTGTTCCTGACCGTGGCCTGTGGTTTAGCTCACGCGGACAGTCGCATAGTGGCAACCGGAGGCGCATCGAACATAGAGGGCAGCGCCGGCGGTGGCGTCGTGCCATGGGCGGTTATCAACGGTTATGGCAGCAGTGACGAATGGGCGGTTACCGGGATGGCCACCGGTGTATTTGTGGATGACTTTACGCTCAAGGTGATCGGCGCATCCGTAAGTTATGACAATCGGGTAGAGCTATCTTTTGCCCGCCAGCGCCTCAAACTGGACAGCCTCGGTGGGGATCTTCAACAGGATATTATCGGCCTTAAATACAAGGTTGCCGGAGAGTTGCTTTACACCACCATGCCTCAGATCAGCGTGGGGGTTCAGTACAAGGATGTCGATGACTTCTCATTGCCCTCCGCGGTAGGCGCCAGAGACGACAGCGGTGTTGATTACTACGTCGCCGCTACCAAGGTCTTTTTTGATGCACTTTGGGGGCGCAACGTGCTGGTCAACGGCACAGTGCGTGCTACCAAGGCCAACCAGAGTGGGTTGCTGGGATTCGGTAGCGAGCGCAACAATCGGTATCGCTATATGAAGGAAGCCTCCGTCGCGGTGCTGTTAACCGATAATCTGGCCGTGGGCATGGATTATCGCGAGAAACCCGATGAGCTCGATTTTGCCGGTGAAGACGACTGGCAGGATTTTTTTGTCGGCTGGTTTGTTAATAAAAATCTCTCTGTCGTGCTGGCCTATGCCGATCTTGGCAGCATTGCGGGATTTGACGATCAAAAGGGCTGGTACCTGTCCATTGAGGGAGCTCTATGA
- a CDS encoding group I truncated hemoglobin yields the protein MWSLVSVILLLSLLSACSSQPATVYEGLGGEPGLAAVVDNLLERMAKDEQIVRYFQDTDIALFREGLTEHLCDVADGPCEYGGDDMKATHRGLNITQADFDRLVQLLIYAMQEEGIPIAVRNDLLKRLAPMYGDVVYQ from the coding sequence GTGTGGTCACTTGTTTCGGTCATCCTTTTATTATCACTGCTCAGTGCCTGTAGCAGTCAGCCCGCTACCGTTTATGAGGGACTGGGGGGTGAGCCCGGCCTGGCAGCCGTCGTGGATAACCTGCTGGAGCGGATGGCAAAGGACGAACAAATTGTCAGGTACTTCCAGGATACCGATATCGCATTGTTCCGTGAGGGTTTGACCGAGCATCTCTGTGATGTGGCTGATGGCCCCTGCGAGTACGGTGGTGACGACATGAAGGCTACCCACAGAGGGCTGAATATCACACAGGCCGATTTTGATCGTTTGGTGCAATTGTTGATCTACGCGATGCAGGAGGAGGGTATACCCATTGCGGTCCGCAATGATTTGCTCAAGCGTTTGGCGCCGATGTACGGGGACGTGGTTTACCAGTGA
- a CDS encoding transglutaminase family protein, with translation MRRFRITHNTYYNFSGSVILGTHYLRLRPREGHTLHIESSTLTITPQPTLRWRHDVEGNSVAIASFSQPTSQLSILSDIIIQQYNEDPLDFVVEQQAVDYPFLYEEDDRVLLQPYMTDPPIESDKWLTDWIGAIWQPGEAIQTYTLMQRICSHIYQTFAYRIREEPGVQSAEQTIALKAGSCRDFAQLFMSAARHLGLAARFVSGYLHAPPTIDNFGATHAWAEIYVPGAGWVGFDPTIGQLVGADHIAVAVARLPESVPPVSGTFSGAASSVLDVGVWINECHD, from the coding sequence ATGCGTCGATTCAGAATTACCCACAACACCTACTATAACTTTTCCGGATCGGTGATCCTCGGTACACACTACTTGCGATTGCGGCCCAGAGAAGGGCACACACTGCATATCGAATCCTCCACCCTGACGATTACCCCTCAGCCCACCCTGCGCTGGCGACACGATGTCGAGGGAAATTCGGTGGCGATAGCCAGTTTCAGCCAACCGACCAGTCAACTGTCGATTCTCAGTGACATCATTATTCAACAATACAATGAGGATCCGCTGGATTTTGTGGTGGAGCAACAGGCGGTGGATTACCCGTTTTTGTACGAAGAGGATGACCGGGTATTGTTGCAGCCGTATATGACTGACCCGCCCATCGAGTCAGACAAGTGGCTGACTGACTGGATTGGCGCTATCTGGCAACCGGGAGAAGCCATTCAAACCTATACCCTGATGCAGCGAATTTGCTCTCATATTTATCAGACCTTCGCATACCGGATACGGGAGGAGCCGGGGGTGCAATCCGCCGAGCAAACCATCGCCCTTAAAGCCGGTTCCTGCCGTGATTTTGCACAATTGTTCATGTCAGCAGCCCGTCATCTTGGGCTCGCAGCCCGTTTTGTCAGTGGTTACCTGCATGCCCCGCCGACCATCGATAATTTCGGCGCCACTCACGCCTGGGCGGAAATCTACGTACCGGGCGCTGGCTGGGTAGGATTTGATCCGACCATTGGTCAGCTGGTCGGCGCCGATCACATCGCAGTTGCTGTGGCCCGGCTGCCAGAATCTGTACCACCTGTTTCCGGTACATTCTCCGGGGCGGCATCTTCTGTGCTGGATGTGGGTGTCTGGATCAACGAGTGCCATGACTGA
- a CDS encoding lipocalin family protein yields MKILRTFTCFMFLPFMLAGCLGTPDGVKPVSNFDADAYLGTWYEIARLDHSFERGLSRVTAEYSRREDGGIRVINQGFSEQKAEWKSAEGRAYFIENDNIGHLKVSFFGPFFSSYVVFGLDHENYQYAFVSGFNHSYLWLLARTPTVDEKLIQRFEERAGELGFDTDQLIYVSQQPMPASR; encoded by the coding sequence ATGAAAATACTCCGCACATTCACTTGTTTTATGTTTCTTCCCTTTATGCTGGCGGGGTGCCTCGGCACGCCTGATGGCGTGAAGCCGGTCAGCAATTTTGACGCCGATGCGTATCTCGGCACCTGGTACGAAATTGCACGGTTGGATCACTCGTTTGAGCGAGGCTTAAGCCGGGTGACCGCAGAATACAGCCGGCGTGAGGATGGTGGTATACGCGTGATCAACCAGGGTTTTTCCGAGCAGAAGGCAGAGTGGAAATCTGCCGAAGGGCGTGCCTATTTCATCGAAAATGACAATATCGGTCACCTCAAGGTTTCCTTTTTTGGCCCCTTTTTTAGCTCCTATGTGGTATTCGGGCTGGATCATGAAAACTATCAATACGCTTTTGTGTCGGGTTTCAACCATTCCTATTTATGGTTGCTGGCCCGTACGCCTACGGTGGATGAAAAGCTAATTCAGCGGTTTGAAGAACGAGCTGGAGAACTGGGTTTTGATACTGACCAGTTGATATATGTGTCCCAGCAACCCATGCCGGCATCGCGGTGA